One genomic window of Micrococcus flavus includes the following:
- the secY gene encoding preprotein translocase subunit SecY — MFKAIARIARTPDLRRKILFTLSLIAVYRLGAFVPSPGVDYAAVQTCLAAGSTSGGLYSFVNMFSGGALLQVSVFALGIMPYITASIIVQLLRVVIPRFEQLHQEGPQGQATLTQYTRYLTIALAVLQGTTMASLARTGALLNCQLPLLRDDSIASVLMVVLVLVTGCVIVMWLGERITEHGVGNGISLLIFASIAASFPSGIAQVFQTQGWRVFAIVMLVGLLTMLAIVFVEESQRRIPVQYAKRQIGTRTVGGSSTFIPIKVNMANVIPVIFASSVLMLPGILIQFNTPQDGSAPPAWVSFLSTYFQGGDHPVYMALYLLMIIGFTYFYVSITFNPQEISDNMKRYGGFIPGVRAGRPTERYLQYVISRITLPGALYLGIVAMIPLIAFVLIGANQNFPFGGTSILIMVGVGLQTVKQISAQMEQRHYEGLLR; from the coding sequence GTGTTCAAGGCCATCGCCCGGATCGCCCGGACGCCGGACCTGCGCCGGAAGATCCTGTTCACGCTCTCCCTGATCGCGGTGTACCGCCTCGGCGCGTTCGTCCCGTCCCCGGGAGTCGACTACGCCGCGGTGCAGACGTGCCTCGCCGCCGGGTCCACCTCGGGCGGCCTCTACTCGTTCGTGAACATGTTCTCCGGCGGCGCGCTCCTCCAGGTGTCGGTCTTCGCGCTGGGCATCATGCCGTACATCACCGCGTCGATCATCGTGCAGCTCCTGCGCGTGGTGATCCCCCGGTTCGAGCAGCTCCACCAGGAGGGCCCGCAGGGCCAGGCCACGCTCACGCAGTACACCCGCTACCTCACGATCGCCCTCGCGGTCCTGCAGGGGACCACGATGGCCTCCCTCGCCCGCACGGGCGCCCTGCTGAACTGCCAGCTGCCGCTGCTCCGGGACGACTCGATCGCCTCGGTGCTCATGGTCGTCCTGGTGCTCGTCACCGGCTGCGTGATCGTGATGTGGCTGGGCGAGCGGATCACAGAGCACGGCGTGGGCAACGGCATCTCGCTGCTGATCTTCGCCTCGATCGCCGCGTCCTTCCCCTCGGGCATCGCCCAGGTGTTCCAGACGCAGGGCTGGCGGGTGTTCGCGATCGTCATGCTCGTGGGCCTGCTGACGATGCTCGCGATCGTCTTCGTGGAGGAGTCGCAGCGCCGCATCCCCGTGCAGTATGCCAAGCGCCAGATCGGGACGCGGACGGTCGGCGGGTCCAGCACGTTCATCCCGATCAAGGTCAACATGGCCAACGTGATCCCGGTGATCTTCGCGTCCTCGGTGCTCATGCTCCCGGGCATCCTGATCCAGTTCAACACCCCCCAGGACGGCTCGGCGCCGCCGGCCTGGGTGAGCTTCCTGAGCACCTACTTCCAGGGCGGGGACCACCCCGTCTACATGGCCCTGTACCTGCTGATGATCATCGGCTTCACGTACTTCTACGTGTCCATCACGTTCAACCCGCAGGAGATCTCGGACAACATGAAGCGCTACGGCGGCTTCATCCCCGGGGTCCGCGCCGGACGGCCCACCGAGCGCTACCTGCAGTACGTCATCAGCCGCATCACGCTCCCGGGTGCGCTCTACCTGGGTATCGTGGCCATGATCCCGCTGATCGCCTTCGTGCTGATCGGCGCGAACCAGAACTTCCCGTTCGGAGGCACCTCGATCCTCATCATGGTCGGGGTGGGCCTGCAGACGGTGAAGCAGATCAGCGCCCAGATGGAGCAGCGCCACTACGAGGGCCTGCTGCGCTGA
- a CDS encoding adenylate kinase: MTRMLLMGPPGSGKGTQATRIADKLGIVAISTGDIFRHNVKNMTELGQEAKRYMDAGDFVPDEVTNRMVADRIAQADAASGFLLDGYPRTAGQVEALDAMLREAGLALSAVVELEVQDAELVQRLLKRAEIEGRADDTEEVIQHRLDLYHRETESVIESYADRGIVARVDGTGQIDDVTERVLQAVYSVRVATGTMPVVTPDQQA, encoded by the coding sequence ATGACCCGCATGCTGCTGATGGGGCCCCCCGGCTCCGGCAAGGGCACCCAGGCCACCCGGATCGCCGACAAGCTGGGGATCGTCGCGATCTCCACCGGTGACATCTTCCGCCACAACGTCAAGAACATGACGGAGCTGGGCCAGGAGGCCAAGCGCTACATGGACGCCGGCGACTTCGTGCCGGACGAGGTGACCAACCGCATGGTCGCCGACCGCATCGCCCAGGCGGACGCCGCGAGCGGCTTCCTCCTGGACGGCTATCCGCGCACCGCGGGCCAGGTCGAGGCCCTCGACGCCATGCTGCGCGAGGCGGGCCTGGCGCTGTCCGCCGTCGTGGAGCTCGAGGTGCAGGACGCCGAGCTGGTGCAGCGCCTCCTCAAGCGCGCCGAGATCGAGGGTCGCGCCGACGACACGGAGGAGGTCATCCAGCACCGCCTCGACCTCTACCACCGGGAGACCGAGTCGGTCATCGAGTCGTACGCCGACCGCGGCATCGTGGCGCGCGTGGACGGCACGGGTCAGATCGACGACGTGACCGAGCGCGTCCTGCAGGCCGTGTACTCGGTGCGCGTGGCCACCGGGACCATGCCGGTCGTCACCCCGGACCAGCAGGCCTGA
- the map gene encoding type I methionyl aminopeptidase — protein sequence MVGRRSLELKTTPQLQSMQRAGVVLSSALDAAVAAAAPGVTTAEVDAVFAHVLAEHGATSNFLGYHGFPASICASVNEEVVHGIPGDRVLQQGDVLKIDGGAIVDGWHSDSARTVILGSSEAGTADPEDERLSDITRAALWVGIAAFASARHVGEIGDAIDDFVTGQAGAPLGILEDYVGHGIGSAMHLPPDVFNYRTGHQGPKVRPGLALAIEPMLVRGGIGTRTLEDGWTVVTTDGARASQWEHTVCRHAGGVWVLSAPDGGAAELARHGVVPVPPGE from the coding sequence GTGGTCGGCCGCCGCTCCCTGGAGCTGAAGACCACCCCCCAGCTGCAGAGCATGCAGCGTGCGGGGGTGGTCCTGTCCTCGGCACTGGACGCCGCGGTCGCCGCCGCAGCGCCCGGCGTCACCACCGCGGAGGTGGACGCGGTCTTCGCCCACGTCCTCGCCGAGCACGGTGCCACCTCGAACTTCCTCGGCTACCACGGCTTCCCCGCGTCCATCTGCGCGTCGGTGAACGAGGAGGTCGTCCACGGGATCCCGGGGGACCGGGTCCTGCAGCAGGGCGACGTCCTCAAGATCGACGGCGGCGCGATCGTCGACGGCTGGCACTCCGACTCGGCGCGCACGGTCATCCTCGGCTCGTCCGAGGCCGGCACGGCGGACCCGGAGGACGAGCGCCTCTCCGACATCACCCGGGCCGCCCTATGGGTCGGCATCGCCGCCTTCGCGTCGGCGAGGCACGTCGGCGAGATCGGCGACGCGATCGACGACTTCGTCACCGGGCAGGCGGGGGCCCCGCTGGGCATCCTCGAGGACTACGTGGGCCACGGGATCGGCTCCGCGATGCACCTGCCGCCCGACGTCTTCAACTACCGCACCGGCCATCAGGGCCCCAAGGTCCGGCCCGGCCTCGCCCTGGCGATCGAGCCGATGCTCGTGCGCGGGGGCATCGGGACCCGCACCCTGGAGGACGGGTGGACCGTGGTGACCACGGACGGCGCCCGCGCCAGCCAGTGGGAGCACACGGTGTGCCGGCACGCCGGAGGCGTGTGGGTGCTGTCCGCGCCCGACGGCGGTGCCGCCGAGCTCGCCCGGCACGGCGTCGTCCCCGTCCCTCCGGGGGAGTGA
- the infA gene encoding translation initiation factor IF-1, which yields MAKKEGVIEVEGTVSEALPNAMFRVRLQNEHVVLATISGKMRQHYIRILPEDRVVVELSPYDLNRGRIVYRYK from the coding sequence ATGGCTAAGAAGGAAGGTGTCATCGAGGTCGAGGGCACGGTCTCGGAGGCGTTGCCGAATGCGATGTTCCGAGTCCGTCTGCAGAACGAGCACGTCGTGCTCGCCACGATCTCCGGAAAGATGCGTCAGCACTACATCCGCATCCTCCCCGAGGACCGCGTGGTGGTGGAGCTTAGCCCCTACGACCTCAACCGGGGTCGCATCGTCTACCGCTACAAGTAA
- the rpmJ gene encoding 50S ribosomal protein L36, with the protein MKVQPSVKRICDKCQIVRRQGRVLVICSNPRHKQRQG; encoded by the coding sequence GTGAAGGTTCAGCCGAGCGTGAAGCGGATTTGCGACAAGTGCCAGATCGTGCGCCGTCAGGGCCGCGTGCTGGTGATCTGCTCGAACCCGCGCCACAAGCAGCGCCAGGGCTGA
- the rpsM gene encoding 30S ribosomal protein S13: protein MARLAGVDIPREKRVIIALTYIYGVGRTRAEETLAATGIDRDIRVKDLSDEQLVQLRDHIEGSYKVEGDLRREVAADIRRKVEIGSYEGLRHRRGLPVRGQRTKTNARTRKGPKKTVAGKKK, encoded by the coding sequence ATGGCTCGTCTTGCAGGCGTTGACATTCCGCGCGAGAAGCGCGTGATCATCGCACTCACGTACATCTACGGTGTGGGCAGGACCCGCGCTGAGGAGACCCTCGCGGCCACCGGGATCGACCGGGACATCCGCGTGAAGGACCTCTCCGACGAGCAGCTGGTGCAGCTGCGCGACCACATCGAGGGCAGCTACAAGGTGGAGGGCGACCTCCGCCGCGAGGTGGCCGCCGACATCCGCCGCAAGGTGGAGATCGGCTCCTACGAGGGCCTGCGCCACCGTCGCGGCCTTCCGGTGCGCGGCCAGCGCACGAAGACCAACGCCCGCACCCGCAAGGGCCCGAAGAAGACGGTCGCCGGCAAGAAGAAGTGA
- the rpsK gene encoding 30S ribosomal protein S11: protein MPPKTRSAVRKPRRKDKKNITVGQAHIKSTFNNTIVSITDTTGAVISWASSGEVGFKGSRKSTPYAAQMAAEQAAKRAQEHGMKKVDVFVKGPGSGRETAIRSLQAAGLEVGSIQDVTPQAHNGARPAKRRRV, encoded by the coding sequence ATGCCCCCCAAGACCCGTTCTGCGGTCCGCAAGCCGCGTCGCAAGGACAAGAAGAACATCACCGTGGGCCAGGCCCACATCAAGAGCACGTTCAACAACACCATCGTGTCGATCACGGACACGACGGGCGCCGTCATCTCCTGGGCCTCGTCCGGCGAGGTGGGCTTCAAGGGCTCGCGCAAGTCGACCCCGTACGCCGCGCAGATGGCCGCCGAGCAGGCCGCCAAGCGTGCGCAGGAGCACGGCATGAAGAAGGTGGACGTCTTCGTGAAGGGCCCGGGCTCGGGCCGCGAGACCGCCATCCGCTCCCTCCAGGCCGCCGGCCTCGAGGTGGGGTCCATCCAGGACGTCACCCCCCAGGCCCACAACGGCGCTCGCCCCGCGAAGCGCCGCCGCGTCTGA